The Neofelis nebulosa isolate mNeoNeb1 chromosome X, mNeoNeb1.pri, whole genome shotgun sequence genome has a segment encoding these proteins:
- the LOC131502616 gene encoding nucleosome assembly protein 1-like 1, which produces MAATEEQNLVLGGQDKAGDGAGQDPRPLGVRGSPSEGKGGVEEGAAFLPPGEVSRALPEEEDGQEATWAAEESWVVKLLEEEEEEEEEEDKEEDEDEDGDEDDEEEDFEFEFGDEDDYDYPSQDFEFEFGDQEGSEYESEEQDENQEDSQEEEEETEEEEEDSNGQEGPQVLPAGAPEPPVAQFRPLFRTLVHFLLHRIHDNDHVLVGPHEGRVVVSSHSRESQDPGEGPAPQDQENPREEAEVGVGESLAEGTSPLGPQEPKEGAASQKAGEPAAEAQVKENEALGDASEFWEAGACAPAKVQVGEWPSSPQALAAPVGAPSSKAGSAQHFPLAVKQRVLALKNLQAQYAQVEAQFYKDLHDLEKKYAAFYQPLSDKRSEIINAIHEPTEGERQWQVGVQEGGAGEMEREPEGKGQADGIPHFWLMAFKNVKMLGRMIRRNDELVLQHLEDVKIKFSEVEEPMSFTIEFIFKSNEYFFNKVLTKTYRVRSDPDDSDPFFSKGPEIIGSTGCEIYWKEGKNVTVKTTKLRKCEGRRSVSTTRKMPSCSFFTYFYPPDYPEGRVLDVATDYKLGYFFREVLVPKSVLFFTNEASGYKYESSDDEVQEAGGEEKKGEVMRSEEPEKGPEKDLDPEESNP; this is translated from the coding sequence ATGGCTGCCACAGAGGAGCAAAACCTGGTCCTAGGTGGCCAGGACAAAGCTGGTGATGGGGCAGGCCAGGACCCCAGGCCCCTCGGGGTCCGGGGGTCACCTTCAGAAGGGAAGGGCGGAGTCGAGGAGGGTGCGGCCTTCCTGCCTCCCGGAGAGGTTTCCAGAGCCCTTCCTGAAGAGGAGGATGGGCAGGAGGCCACCTGGGCCGCAGAAGAGAGCTGGGTTGTAAAGCTgctagaagaggaggaagaggaggaagaggaagaagacaaggaggaAGACGAAGATGAGGACGGGGACGAAGACGACGAAGAAGAGGACTTCGAGTTCGAGTTTGGGGACGAGGACGACTATGATTACCCATCTCAAGATTTCGAATTTGAGTTTGGGGACCAGGAGGGGTCTGAATATGAGTCGGAAGAGCAGGACGAAAACCAGGAAGACagtcaggaggaagaggaagagactgaagaggaggaggaagacagcaATGGCCAAGAGGGCCCACAAGTCCTCCCTGCGGGTGCTCCCGAGCCCCCCGTGGCACAGTTTCGGCCCCTCTTCAGGACTCTGGTCCATTTTCTTCTACACCGTATCCATGATAACGACCATGTCCTGGTTGGGCCCCACGAAGGCCGCGTGGTGGTCAGCAGCCACTCCCGGgaatcccaggaccctggagaGGGACCAGCACCCCAGGATCAGGAGAACCcgagagaggaagcagaggtcGGGGTGGGTGAGTCCCTGGCAGAGGGCACCTCGCCGCTGGGGCCGCAGGAACCAAAAGAGGGGGCTGCATCCCAAAAGGCCGGGGAACCTGCAGCAGAGGCCCAGGTCAAAGAAAACGAGGCCCTGGGTGATGCCTCTGAGTtctgggaggctggagcctgtgcACCCGCCAAGGTCCAGGTTGGCGAGTGGCCGTCAAGTCCTCAGGCCCTTGCAGCTCCCGTTGGGGCACCCAGCTCAAAGGCAGGCAGTGCTCAGCACTTCCCTTTAGCGGTGAAGCAGCGGGTCCTCGCTCTCAAAAACCTTCAGGCCCAATATGCGCAAGTAGAAGCTCAGTTCTATAAAGATCTCCACGATCTTGAGAAAAAGTATGCTGCCTTCTACCAACCTCTGTCTGATAAGAGATCGGAGATCATCAATGCAATCCATGAGCCCACAGAAGGCGAACGTCAGTGGCAAGTAGGTGTTCAGGAAGGCGGGGCGGGGGAAATGGAAAGAGAGCCTGAAGGAAAAGGGCAAGCAGATGGCATACCTCACTTTTGGttgatggcttttaaaaatgtgaagatgCTTGGTAGGATGATCCGAAGAAATGATGAGCTTGTACTACAACACTTGGaagatgtaaaaattaaattttcagaagTTGAGGAACCAATGAGCTTCACCATAGAATTTATCTTTAAGTCAAACGAATACTTTTTCAACAAAGTCCTGACGAAAACATACCGAGTGCGATCAGACCCAGATGATTCTGACCCCTTCTTCTCCAAAGGGCCAGAAATTATCGGTAGCACAGGGTGTGAGATCTActggaaagaggggaaaaatgtCACCGTGAAAACTACCAAGCTGCGGAAGTGTGAGGGCCGAAGAAGTGTATCAACCACTAGGAAGATGCCCAGCTGTTCCTTCTTCACCTACTTCTATCCTCCTGATTATCCTGAGGGCAGAGTACTGGATGTGGCCACCGATTATAAATTGGGCTATTTTTTCCGTGAAGTTCTGGTCCCGAAGTCCGTATTATTCTTCACTAATGAAGCCAGTGGGTATAAATATGAAAGCTCTGATGATGAGGTCCAAGAAGCTGGAGgcgaggaaaagaaaggagaagtgaTGAGAAGTGAAGAACCTGAAAAAGGACCTGAAAAAGATCTGGACCCAGAAGAGAGCAATCCCTGA